A portion of the Methanolinea sp. genome contains these proteins:
- a CDS encoding secondary thiamine-phosphate synthase enzyme YjbQ, which translates to MYQTRITVETRGEGDIVDITPRVREAIRESGAREGLANVFVAGSTAAVTTIEYEKGVLQDLRRALSGIAPESVPYAHDAAWGDGNGRSHVKAAIVGPSLTIPVTGGEPALGTWQQVVLLELDVRESRRRTVTITVLP; encoded by the coding sequence ATGTACCAGACGAGGATCACCGTGGAGACGCGTGGGGAGGGGGACATCGTCGACATCACCCCCCGTGTGCGGGAGGCCATCCGGGAGAGCGGTGCCCGTGAAGGCCTCGCGAACGTCTTTGTCGCGGGGTCTACCGCGGCCGTGACGACGATAGAGTACGAGAAGGGAGTCCTGCAGGACCTCCGGAGGGCGCTCTCCGGGATCGCGCCCGAGTCCGTCCCCTACGCCCACGACGCCGCGTGGGGGGACGGCAACGGCCGGTCGCACGTCAAGGCCGCGATCGTGGGGCCCTCCCTCACGATCCCCGTGACGGGCGGGGAGCCTGCGCTCGGGACGTGGCAACAGGTCGTCCTCCTCGAGCTCGACGTGAGGGAGTCAAGGAGGCGGACGGTCACCATCACGGTCCTCCCGTGA
- a CDS encoding UPF0147 family protein, whose product MTNPEKTIENCIQMLQHIMDDSTIPRNIRRVADETRQLLMNTSKKSGLRAAEAISKIDEISNDPNMPVHARTRIWELVSQLETIPLD is encoded by the coding sequence ATGACCAACCCTGAGAAGACCATCGAGAACTGCATCCAGATGCTCCAGCACATCATGGATGACAGCACCATCCCGCGGAACATCCGGAGGGTCGCGGACGAGACCCGCCAGTTGCTGATGAACACCTCCAAGAAATCGGGGCTGCGGGCCGCGGAGGCGATCTCGAAGATCGACGAGATCAGCAACGATCCGAACATGCCTGTCCACGCGCGGACGCGGATCTGGGAGCTCGTCTCGCAGCTGGAGACGATCCCGCTGGACTGA
- a CDS encoding Sjogren's syndrome/scleroderma autoantigen 1 family protein, translating to MTAGGETGPGVREDEVMARYLLKGGRMLSATCPACGCPLFDVKGETLCVVCREKEGGRGVPPGTAPVPAPAAGEQGIPAVRGGRVREALERAVVALCARAECEEDPRRARILMEAVRAGVEALRALPPEPGQE from the coding sequence ATGACGGCGGGAGGAGAGACGGGACCGGGCGTGCGCGAGGACGAGGTCATGGCCCGGTACCTCCTGAAGGGCGGCAGGATGCTCTCCGCGACCTGCCCGGCCTGCGGGTGCCCCCTCTTCGACGTGAAGGGGGAGACGCTCTGCGTGGTCTGCAGGGAGAAGGAGGGAGGACGCGGCGTCCCCCCGGGAACCGCGCCGGTGCCCGCGCCGGCCGCGGGGGAGCAGGGGATACCCGCCGTGCGCGGCGGGAGGGTGCGTGAGGCACTCGAGCGCGCGGTCGTTGCCCTCTGCGCGAGGGCCGAGTGCGAAGAGGACCCGCGCCGCGCGAGGATCCTCATGGAGGCCGTCCGCGCCGGCGTGGAGGCGCTGCGGGCACTCCCCCCGGAACCCGGTCAGGAGTAG
- a CDS encoding DEAD/DEAH box helicase, translated as MTTISHPYIVQGALESRAYQLSIAMKALEGHTMVVLPTGLGKTAIALLVAASRLYNEGGKVLVLAPTKPLVEQHMRFFSAFLTLPGRDERTFAMFTGETPAAEREKAWEDARVVFATPQVIKNDVLSGAYDLSDVVLAVFDECHRAVGNYAYVFIAKRYLETARSPLVLAMTASPGGKREKVEEVCRNLGVTRVETRTESDPDVAPYVHEREIEVIEVELPAELRQAAASLNSLIDNRLAQLRSLGFPVPPRAELSMKVLNALNAQIQQRIQERDPTGFTAASLHAELLKLRHAVGLVESQGSRVFCQYVNRLFAEGTGSGSPKSAARLARDPVFVRVLEQCISWKEELHPKLGVLADVVREQVEASPGSRIIVFATYRDMVQQIVDFLAARGIPSQRFVGQASRDTEKGLSQKKQIEAIRKFREGEFRVLVATSVGEEGLDIPSTDLVVFYEAVPSEIRSIQRKGRTGRSGKGRIVVLVTRGTTDEVFRYVSQTRERTMLSGIRRMHREASRPAGSDVPPSTSQTSIRDFDDPPGDGAGHGTVVRVDDRETSSGVVEALSALRVPMEIGRLPAGDYAVGDRVLVERKTVRDFVDTLVDRDLFSQLKDLSASAPRPVLIIEGTEDIYAVRDIHPNAIRGTLAAIAVDLGISVLFSRSEEETAQIIAVLARREEGGERERTLPIRKSAESPRAQAEMVIASFPGIGLRHARALLSHFGSVQAVVNAREEDLVRVKGIGKERARKVREVSEAPYS; from the coding sequence ATGACCACCATCTCCCACCCCTACATCGTGCAGGGAGCCCTCGAGTCGCGCGCGTACCAGCTCTCGATCGCGATGAAGGCGCTGGAAGGCCACACGATGGTCGTCCTCCCGACGGGGCTCGGGAAGACGGCGATCGCGCTCCTCGTCGCGGCATCGCGCCTCTACAACGAGGGCGGCAAGGTCCTCGTGCTCGCCCCAACGAAACCCCTCGTCGAGCAGCACATGCGGTTTTTCTCGGCGTTCCTCACCCTCCCCGGGCGGGACGAGCGGACGTTCGCGATGTTCACGGGGGAGACGCCCGCCGCGGAACGGGAGAAGGCATGGGAGGACGCGCGGGTCGTCTTCGCGACGCCGCAGGTCATCAAGAACGACGTCCTCTCCGGGGCTTACGACCTCTCCGACGTCGTGCTCGCGGTCTTCGACGAGTGCCACAGGGCCGTGGGGAACTACGCGTACGTCTTCATCGCGAAGCGCTACCTTGAGACGGCGCGCTCTCCGCTCGTGCTCGCGATGACCGCGTCCCCGGGGGGAAAGAGGGAGAAAGTCGAGGAGGTCTGCAGGAACCTCGGGGTTACCCGCGTCGAGACCCGCACGGAGAGCGACCCGGACGTCGCGCCTTACGTCCACGAGAGGGAGATCGAGGTGATCGAGGTCGAGCTCCCCGCCGAGCTCCGGCAGGCGGCGGCATCCCTCAACTCCCTCATCGACAACCGGCTCGCCCAGCTCCGGTCCCTCGGGTTCCCGGTGCCTCCCCGCGCGGAACTCTCGATGAAGGTCCTCAACGCCCTCAACGCCCAGATCCAGCAGAGGATACAGGAGAGGGATCCCACGGGATTCACGGCGGCATCCCTCCACGCCGAGCTCCTGAAGCTCCGGCACGCGGTAGGCCTCGTGGAATCGCAGGGGAGCCGCGTATTCTGCCAGTACGTGAACAGGCTCTTTGCCGAGGGGACCGGGAGCGGCAGCCCGAAGTCCGCGGCCCGCCTCGCGAGGGACCCCGTCTTCGTCCGCGTCCTCGAGCAGTGCATCTCGTGGAAGGAGGAGCTCCACCCGAAACTCGGGGTCCTCGCCGACGTCGTGCGCGAGCAGGTCGAGGCCTCGCCGGGGAGCAGGATCATCGTCTTTGCGACCTACCGGGACATGGTCCAGCAGATCGTGGACTTCCTCGCGGCGAGGGGCATCCCGAGCCAGAGGTTCGTCGGGCAGGCGTCGAGGGACACCGAGAAGGGCCTCTCGCAGAAGAAGCAGATAGAGGCGATCCGGAAGTTCCGCGAGGGGGAATTCCGCGTGCTCGTCGCGACCTCGGTCGGGGAGGAGGGGCTCGACATCCCTTCCACTGATCTCGTCGTCTTCTACGAGGCTGTCCCCTCCGAGATCCGGAGCATCCAGCGGAAGGGGAGGACGGGGAGGAGCGGGAAGGGGAGGATCGTCGTCCTCGTCACGAGGGGGACGACCGACGAGGTGTTCCGTTACGTGAGCCAGACCCGCGAGAGGACGATGCTCTCCGGGATCCGCCGGATGCACCGCGAGGCGAGCCGGCCGGCGGGCAGCGACGTCCCCCCATCAACCTCGCAGACATCGATCCGGGACTTCGACGACCCCCCGGGCGACGGCGCGGGCCATGGCACCGTGGTAAGGGTGGACGACCGCGAGACGTCCTCGGGGGTCGTCGAGGCCTTGTCCGCGCTCCGCGTCCCGATGGAGATAGGGAGGCTTCCCGCCGGCGACTACGCGGTGGGAGACAGGGTCCTCGTCGAGAGGAAGACCGTCCGGGATTTCGTGGACACGCTCGTCGACCGCGACCTCTTCTCCCAGTTGAAGGACCTCTCCGCGAGTGCCCCGCGGCCGGTCCTGATCATCGAGGGGACCGAGGACATCTACGCGGTGAGGGACATCCACCCGAACGCGATACGGGGGACGCTCGCGGCCATCGCCGTCGACCTCGGGATATCCGTGCTCTTCTCGCGGAGCGAGGAGGAGACCGCCCAGATCATCGCGGTCCTCGCGCGGCGCGAGGAGGGAGGAGAGAGGGAGAGGACACTGCCCATCCGGAAGTCCGCCGAGTCCCCGCGGGCGCAGGCCGAGATGGTCATCGCGTCTTTCCCGGGCATCGGGTTGCGGCACGCGCGCGCCCTCCTCTCGCACTTTGGGTCCGTGCAGGCCGTGGTCAACGCGCGCGAGGAAGACCTCGTCAGGGTGAAGGGGATAGGAAAGGAGAGGGCGAGGAAGGTGAGGGAGGTCTCGGAGGCACCCTACTCCTGA
- the glyS gene encoding glycine--tRNA ligase → MSDIYDAVMDLAKRRGFIWPTAECYGSVAGFVDYGPLGAMMKRRIEDVWREFYVAGEGYYEIECPTIGQEEIFVASGHVSGFTDKMCQCPHCREYFRADHLAEGAGLPAASSLDAARLAETIRDLPCPSCNERFGNVEVFSFNLMFETSIGPGSQRKGYLRPETAQGMFTDFSRLLRFYRDRLPFGAVQIGKSYRNEISPRQGMIRLREFTQAEAEIFVHPEKKDHPRFSRYSGYRVPLLGIAQQQEGSPPVEMTMQEAVDSGTVAHSFLAYCIALTHEILVTIGVRPERLRFRQHLPEERAHYAVDCWDAEIYSGRFGWVETVGIADRTDYDLRAHERHSGERFSVFIPFPEPRRVKRTRVVPRMGALGPRFRDRAKAIAAALEAADPAAAGGVVRVMVDGEEIEVTPDLYDVREEEVEIPGEEVVPHVIEPSYGIDRMIYAVLEHNYSEEVVRDEERRVLRLPPRIAPIQAAVFPLMNRDNLPEIARGIAESLAARGIVAEYDDSGAIGRRYRRQDEIGTPFGITVDYQTPEDGTVTLRERDSMEQVRVPAREIPSIVYSLVKGWTTFAQLKSP, encoded by the coding sequence ATGAGCGATATTTACGATGCAGTCATGGACCTCGCGAAGCGGAGGGGCTTCATCTGGCCGACGGCCGAGTGCTACGGTTCGGTCGCCGGGTTCGTCGACTACGGCCCGCTCGGCGCGATGATGAAGAGGAGGATCGAGGACGTCTGGCGGGAGTTCTACGTGGCGGGGGAGGGTTACTACGAGATCGAGTGCCCGACGATCGGCCAGGAGGAGATCTTCGTCGCCTCGGGCCACGTCAGCGGCTTCACCGACAAGATGTGCCAGTGCCCCCACTGCAGAGAGTACTTCAGGGCAGACCACCTCGCGGAGGGGGCAGGCCTCCCGGCGGCATCCTCCCTCGACGCGGCACGGCTCGCGGAGACCATCCGCGACCTCCCCTGCCCGTCCTGCAACGAGAGGTTCGGGAACGTCGAGGTCTTCTCGTTCAACCTCATGTTCGAGACCTCCATCGGGCCCGGCTCCCAGCGGAAGGGCTACCTCCGGCCGGAGACCGCGCAGGGGATGTTTACAGATTTCTCGCGGCTCCTCCGGTTCTACAGGGACAGGCTCCCCTTCGGGGCTGTCCAGATTGGGAAGTCCTACCGGAACGAGATATCGCCCCGGCAGGGGATGATCCGGCTGCGGGAATTCACGCAGGCCGAGGCCGAGATATTCGTCCACCCGGAGAAGAAGGACCACCCGCGGTTCTCGCGGTACAGCGGTTACCGCGTCCCCCTGCTCGGGATCGCGCAGCAGCAGGAGGGGTCGCCCCCCGTCGAGATGACCATGCAGGAGGCCGTGGATTCCGGCACCGTCGCCCACAGCTTCCTCGCGTACTGCATCGCGCTCACCCACGAGATCCTCGTCACGATCGGGGTGAGACCCGAGAGGCTCCGGTTCCGGCAGCACCTCCCCGAGGAGAGGGCCCACTACGCGGTGGACTGCTGGGACGCGGAGATCTACTCCGGGCGGTTCGGGTGGGTCGAGACGGTCGGGATCGCGGACCGGACAGACTACGACCTGCGGGCCCACGAGAGGCACAGCGGGGAGAGGTTCTCGGTCTTCATCCCGTTCCCCGAGCCGAGGAGGGTGAAGCGGACGAGGGTCGTGCCGCGCATGGGCGCGCTCGGACCCCGGTTCAGGGACAGGGCAAAGGCGATCGCGGCGGCGCTCGAGGCCGCGGACCCCGCTGCCGCCGGCGGCGTGGTGAGGGTCATGGTGGACGGCGAGGAGATCGAGGTCACGCCCGACCTCTACGACGTCCGCGAGGAGGAGGTCGAGATCCCGGGCGAGGAGGTCGTCCCCCACGTGATCGAGCCGAGTTACGGGATCGACAGGATGATCTACGCGGTCCTCGAGCACAACTACTCTGAAGAGGTCGTGAGGGACGAGGAACGGAGGGTCCTCCGGCTCCCGCCGCGCATCGCGCCCATCCAGGCGGCGGTCTTCCCCCTGATGAACAGGGACAACCTCCCCGAGATCGCGCGCGGGATCGCGGAGAGCCTCGCCGCCCGCGGCATCGTCGCGGAGTACGACGACTCGGGGGCGATCGGCCGGAGGTACAGGAGGCAGGACGAGATCGGGACACCGTTTGGGATCACGGTGGATTACCAGACCCCGGAGGACGGGACCGTGACGCTCCGCGAGAGGGACAGCATGGAGCAGGTGAGGGTCCCGGCTCGGGAGATCCCCTCGATAGTCTACTCGCTCGTGAAGGGCTGGACGACCTTTGCGCAGCTCAAGTCCCCATGA
- a CDS encoding response regulator receiver protein, whose protein sequence is MQDEKKRKRELLRLFSDISGKTKIVEPMKKIHGTLRDRDAVEREIALVMREILEQGIFKTKLKPIQLARLISAYYAGKNDTEIARELGDEKLSKTVARARVRLKLFRDLDFKMPFDQKRLEELLASGKTMKEISEELGVSPSTLREYRHVLEQRDDTTIDPYLERIRDVMEDRDLSEQMTRSATKDGLGETIDITEAELIDVT, encoded by the coding sequence ATGCAGGACGAAAAAAAGAGGAAGCGAGAACTCCTCCGTTTGTTCTCAGACATCTCAGGGAAGACAAAGATCGTGGAGCCGATGAAGAAGATCCATGGCACCCTGCGTGACCGCGACGCGGTGGAGAGGGAGATCGCACTCGTCATGCGTGAGATCCTCGAGCAGGGAATTTTCAAGACGAAGCTCAAGCCGATCCAGCTCGCGAGGCTGATTTCCGCATACTACGCGGGCAAGAACGACACGGAGATCGCGAGGGAACTCGGCGACGAGAAACTCTCAAAGACCGTCGCGAGGGCAAGGGTCAGGCTGAAGCTCTTCAGGGACCTCGACTTCAAGATGCCGTTTGACCAGAAACGCCTCGAGGAACTCCTCGCGTCGGGCAAGACGATGAAGGAGATCTCCGAGGAGCTCGGCGTGAGCCCCTCGACGCTCCGGGAGTACCGCCATGTCCTCGAGCAGAGGGACGATACCACGATCGACCCGTACCTCGAGCGGATCAGGGACGTGATGGAGGACCGCGACCTCTCGGAGCAGATGACGAGGAGCGCGACGAAGGACGGCCTAGGGGAGACAATCGACATCACCGAGGCGGAGCTGATCGACGTCACGTGA
- a CDS encoding metal-dependent hydrolase: MEITWFGHACVLVSGSRKVLLDPFVPGGKIGAEPDVIALTHGHADHTGCLPDFPGVPVVAVNEIAKFLRSRGWETEPMNIGGTIEFRGVTFTMTPAVHSAWLEEAGPGFTAGAAAGFVVRMDGKSVYHAGDTALFSDMALVGKLYHPDVALLPIGGRYTMGPEEAMVAAQMIGAPVVVPIHYGTWPAIAKDPREFARALERTTDCRAVILRPGESLSL, encoded by the coding sequence ATGGAGATCACGTGGTTTGGGCACGCGTGCGTCCTCGTCTCGGGGAGCAGGAAGGTCCTCCTCGACCCGTTCGTGCCCGGCGGGAAGATCGGTGCAGAGCCCGACGTCATCGCCCTCACCCACGGGCACGCCGACCACACGGGGTGCCTCCCGGACTTCCCCGGCGTCCCGGTCGTCGCGGTCAACGAGATTGCGAAGTTTCTCCGCTCGCGGGGGTGGGAGACGGAGCCGATGAACATCGGGGGGACGATCGAATTCCGGGGGGTCACCTTCACCATGACCCCGGCGGTCCACTCGGCGTGGCTCGAGGAGGCAGGGCCGGGGTTCACGGCGGGCGCCGCCGCGGGTTTCGTCGTGAGGATGGACGGGAAGTCCGTGTACCACGCGGGGGACACCGCGCTCTTCTCCGACATGGCACTCGTCGGGAAGCTGTACCACCCGGACGTCGCCCTCCTCCCGATAGGGGGCAGGTACACGATGGGCCCCGAGGAGGCCATGGTTGCCGCCCAGATGATCGGGGCGCCGGTCGTCGTCCCCATCCACTACGGCACGTGGCCCGCCATCGCAAAGGACCCGCGGGAATTCGCCCGCGCCCTCGAGCGCACGACGGACTGCAGGGCGGTCATCCTGCGGCCCGGGGAGAGCCTCTCCCTCTGA
- a CDS encoding bifunctional 5,6,7,8-tetrahydromethanopterin hydro-lyase/3-hexulose-6-phosphate synthase, protein MYHIGEALVGEGPELAHVDLILGDKDGPVGAAFANALSQLSAGHTPLLAVIRPNLMAKPATLVIPKVTLRKASQIREMFGPVQAAVAKAVADAVEEGAFGDADLESIVILASVYLDPEAQDYNKIYRYNYGATKLAVARALENFPDKKTLLYEKDRAPHAVMGFKVQRLWDPPYLQVALDIVDMGKVRSVLSALPENDHLIIEAGTPLIKKFGLSVIGEIRKVRPAAFVIADLKVLDTGNLEARMAADASADAVVISGLAPRATLEKAIAEARKTGIYSIVDMLNVQDPVAILRGLGVKPDVVELHRAIDAEDSAHAWGDIPAIRKAAGRRILVATAGGIRVENVKEALAAGADIVVVGRAITMSKDVHSAADLFLEQLNREEIDQFRVMTDF, encoded by the coding sequence ATGTACCACATCGGTGAAGCACTGGTCGGGGAGGGGCCGGAGCTGGCCCACGTGGACCTCATCCTCGGGGACAAGGACGGCCCCGTGGGAGCGGCGTTCGCAAACGCCCTCTCCCAGCTCTCGGCAGGGCACACGCCCCTGCTCGCCGTGATCCGGCCCAACCTGATGGCGAAACCGGCGACCCTCGTCATCCCGAAGGTAACGCTGCGCAAGGCGAGCCAGATCCGCGAGATGTTCGGGCCCGTGCAGGCTGCCGTCGCGAAGGCGGTCGCGGACGCTGTCGAGGAGGGCGCGTTCGGCGATGCCGACCTCGAGTCGATCGTCATCCTCGCGAGCGTCTACCTCGACCCGGAAGCACAGGACTACAACAAGATCTACCGGTACAATTACGGGGCGACGAAGCTCGCCGTCGCGCGCGCGCTCGAGAACTTCCCCGACAAGAAGACCCTCCTCTACGAGAAGGACAGGGCACCCCACGCGGTCATGGGGTTCAAGGTCCAGCGCCTCTGGGATCCACCGTACCTCCAGGTCGCCCTCGACATCGTGGACATGGGCAAGGTGAGGTCCGTCCTATCCGCCCTCCCGGAGAACGACCACCTCATCATCGAGGCGGGGACGCCGCTCATCAAGAAGTTCGGTCTCTCGGTCATCGGGGAGATCCGGAAGGTCAGGCCCGCGGCCTTCGTCATCGCCGACCTCAAGGTCCTCGACACGGGGAACCTCGAGGCGAGGATGGCGGCCGACGCGTCGGCAGACGCGGTCGTCATCTCGGGCCTCGCGCCGAGGGCCACGCTCGAGAAGGCGATCGCGGAGGCGAGGAAGACGGGGATCTACTCCATCGTCGACATGCTCAACGTGCAGGACCCCGTGGCAATCCTGCGGGGACTCGGTGTCAAGCCCGACGTCGTCGAGCTCCACCGCGCCATCGATGCCGAGGACAGTGCCCACGCGTGGGGCGACATCCCCGCGATCCGGAAGGCCGCGGGACGGCGGATCCTCGTCGCGACGGCGGGCGGGATACGCGTGGAGAACGTGAAGGAAGCGCTCGCCGCGGGGGCCGACATCGTGGTCGTGGGGAGAGCGATCACCATGAGCAAGGACGTCCACTCCGCGGCCGACCTCTTCCTCGAGCAGCTGAACAGGGAGGAGATCGACCAGTTCCGGGTGATGACGGACTTCTGA